One genomic region from Lineus longissimus chromosome 6, tnLinLong1.2, whole genome shotgun sequence encodes:
- the LOC135489995 gene encoding 2-hydroxyacylsphingosine 1-beta-galactosyltransferase-like → MWPLPLFMLTTVTAIVGTSKILFIPDPCVSHMNLFTILGEALKDDGHEVWMISNDKNNKTISDRGIVPLTYAWKRENDLFTELDELSAGGVDLEQAWALLETDPWKMATSRICEAIMQNSVIMSTIRRQKFDLVVVDGADELVCHLMIPYIFDIPFVPVMCFQASTWGHGTTGMPSIEPEIFTAFSNRMDFWQRLENAKAWFKKYYNAYYQMHAFHMDKYCPKNKPKISMKKLVGMAEMYFLNYEVLCLDYPRVSGPNLQFLGATTGKPVKPLPRDLEAYVAGAEHGVVLISFGSKQASHQVWNVIGEKMFDALGRLPQRAIVQYRLDGMTGTIPDNVKLLQWLPQNDILGHRRLKLFITHGGNNGQNEAVYHGVPMLVIPLFIDQYYNAMRVEQHTYGKQVSDVTTITSDELYQMMKELIINKTYARNIKKCSEIIRSMPPATEKFVFWVNHVLRFGGAHLRPPSLDMPLYQVLMLDVFAYYIIFYLVVFHVMMFSLYFLVKYTWTYFKLCKKEKNA, encoded by the coding sequence ATGTGGCCATTACCGTTATtcatgttgacaactgtcaCGGCGATAGTTGGTACCTCGAAGATTCTATTCATCCCCGACCCATGTGTCAGCCACATGAACCTCTTCACCATCCTCGGAGAGGCGCTGAAGGACGATGGGCACGAGGTTTGGATGATATCCAAcgacaaaaataataaaacaatCAGCGACAGAGGCATTGTTCCCCTGACATACGCGTGGAAGCGCGAGAATGATCTTTTCACGGAACTTGACGAATTGTCAGCTGGAGGCGTAGACCTTGAGCAGGCATGGGCTTTACTGGAGACCGATCCGTGGAAAATGGCAACCAGTCGGATATGTGAGGCCATCATGCAAAACAGTGTCATCATGTCGACCATTCGGCGACAGAAATTCGACTTGGTTGTCGTCGATGGGGCGGATGAACTCGTGTGTCATCTGATGATACCGTACATTTTCGACATCCCGTTTGTCCCCGTGATGTGCTTTCAAGCGTCTACATGGGGACACGGGACAACTGGAATGCCATCAATCGAACCTGAGATCTTCACCGCATTCTCCAACCGCATGGACTTCTGGCAAAGGTTAGAAAACGCTAAAGCTTGGTTTAAAAAGTACTACAACGCCTACTATCAAATGCACGCTTTCCATATGGATAAATACTGTCcaaaaaacaaaccaaaaatctCTATGAAGAAGCTTGTCGGGATGGCAGAGATGTATTTTCTAAATTATGAGGTCTTGTGCTTGGATTATCCTCGGGTGTCCGGGCCTAATTTACAGTTTTTAGGCGCCACTACTGGCAAGCCTGTTAAACCTTTACCCCGGGATTTAGAAGCGTACGTGGCCGGGGCTGAGCATGGCGTGGTGCTGATTAGTTTTGGCTCAAAACAAGCATCACATCAGGTTTGGAATGTCATTGGTGAGAAAATGTTCGACGCCTTGGGTCGTCTTCCCCAGCGGGCGATTGTTCAGTATCGGCTTGATGGGATGACGGGGACGATTCCGGACAACGTCAAACTCCTACAGTGGCTTCCTCAGAATGATATCCTCGGTCACAGAAGACTCAAACTGTTCATAACGCATGGCGGAAACAATGGTCAGAACGAGGCCGTCTATCACGGTGTCCCGATGCTCGTCATTCCGCTATTCATTGACCAATACTACAACGCAATGCGCGTGGAGCAGCATACGTACGGAAAACAAGTCTCCGATGTGACGACAATAACTTCTGATGAACTCTACCAAATGATGAAGGAACTCATTATCAACAAAACGTACGCACGAAACATTAAAAAATGTTCTGAGATTATTCGAAGTATGCCGCCGGCTACAGAGAAGTTTGTGTTTTGGGTAAACCATGTATTGAGATTCGGAGGTGCCCATCTCCGACCGCCCAGCCTTGATATGCCCCTGTATCAAGTACTGATGCTGGATGTCTTTGCATACTACATCATCTTTTATCTtgttgtcttccatgtcatgatgttcaGTCTGTATTTTCTAGTCAAGTACACCTGGACgtatttcaaattatgtaagaaGGAGAAGAACGCGTAA
- the LOC135489996 gene encoding 2-hydroxyacylsphingosine 1-beta-galactosyltransferase-like, which produces MWPLPLFMLTTVTAIVGTSKILFIPDPCVSHMNLFTILGEALKDDGHEVWMISNDKNNKTISDRGIVPLTYAWKRENDLFTELDELSAGGVDLEQAWALLETDPWKMATSRICEAIMQNSVIMSTIRRQKFDLVVVDGADELVCHLMIPYIFDIPFVPVMCFQASTWGHGTTGMPSIEPEIFTAFSNRMDFWQRLENAKAWFKKYYNAYYQMHAFHMDKYCPKNKPKISMKKLVGMAEMYFLNYEVLCLDYPRVSGPNLQFLGATTGKPVKPLPRDLEAYVAGAEHGVVLISFGSKQASHQVWNVIGEKMFDALGRLPQRAIVQYRLDGMTGTIPDNVKLLQWLPQNDILGHRRLKLFITHGGNNGQNEAVYHGVPMLVIPLFIDQYYNAMRVEQHTYGKQVSDVTTITSDELYQMMKELIINKTYARNIKKCSEIIRSMPPATEKFVFWVNHVLRFGGAHLRPPSLDMPLYQVLMLDVLAYYIIFYLVVFHVMMFSLYFLVKYTWTYFKLCRKEKNA; this is translated from the coding sequence ATGTGGCCATTACCGTTATTCATGTTAACAACTGTCACGGCGATAGTTGGTACCTCGAAAATTCTATTCATCCCCGACCCATGTGTCAGCCACATGAACCTCTTCACCATCCTCGGAGAGGCGCTGAAGGACGATGGGCACGAGGTTTGGATGATATCCAAcgacaaaaataataaaacaatCAGCGACAGAGGCATTGTTCCCCTGACATACGCGTGGAAGCGCGAGAATGATCTTTTCACGGAACTTGACGAATTGTCAGCTGGAGGCGTAGACCTTGAGCAGGCATGGGCTTTACTGGAGACCGATCCGTGGAAAATGGCAACCAGTCGGATATGTGAGGCCATCATGCAAAACAGTGTCATCATGTCGACCATTCGGCGACAGAAATTCGACTTGGTTGTCGTCGATGGGGCGGATGAACTCGTGTGTCATCTGATGATACCGTACATTTTCGACATCCCGTTTGTCCCCGTGATGTGCTTTCAAGCGTCTACATGGGGACACGGGACAACTGGAATGCCATCAATCGAACCTGAGATCTTCACCGCATTCTCCAACCGCATGGACTTCTGGCAAAGGTTAGAAAACGCTAAAGCTTGGTTTAAAAAGTACTACAACGCCTACTATCAAATGCACGCTTTCCATATGGATAAATACTGTCcaaaaaacaaaccaaaaatctCTATGAAGAAGCTTGTCGGGATGGCAGAGATGTATTTTCTAAATTATGAGGTCTTGTGCTTGGATTATCCTCGGGTGTCCGGGCCTAATTTACAGTTTTTAGGCGCCACTACTGGCAAGCCTGTTAAACCTTTACCCCGGGATTTAGAAGCGTACGTGGCCGGGGCTGAGCATGGCGTGGTGCTGATTAGTTTTGGCTCAAAACAAGCATCACATCAGGTTTGGAACGTCATTGGTGAGAAAATGTTCGACGCCTTGGGTCGTCTTCCCCAGCGGGCGATTGTTCAGTATCGGCTTGATGGGATGACGGGGACGATTCCGGACAACGTCAAACTCCTACAGTGGCTTCCTCAGAATGATATTCTCGGTCACAGAAGACTCAAACTGTTCATAACGCATGGCGGAAACAATGGTCAGAACGAGGCCGTCTATCACGGTGTCCCGATGCTCGTCATTCCGCTATTCATTGACCAATACTACAACGCAATGCGCGTGGAGCAGCATACGTACGGAAAACAAGTCTCCGATGTGACGACAATAACTTCTGATGAACTCTACCAAATGATGAAGGAACTCATTATCAACAAAACGTACGCACGAAACATTAAAAAATGTTCTGAGATTATTCGAAGTATGCCGCCGGCTACAGAGAAGTTTGTGTTTTGGGTAAACCATGTATTGAGATTCGGAGGTGCCCATCTCCGACCGCCCAGCCTTGATATGCCCTTGTATCAAGTACTGATGCTGGATGTCCTTGCATACTACATCATCTTTTATCTtgttgtcttccatgtcatgatgttcaGTCTGTATTTTCTAGTCAAGTACACCTGGACGTATTTCAAATTATGTAGGAAGGAGAAGAACGCGTAA
- the LOC135489997 gene encoding 2-hydroxyacylsphingosine 1-beta-galactosyltransferase-like: MWPLPLFMLTTVTAIVGTSKILFIPDPCVSHMNLFTILGEALKDDGHEVWMISNDKNNKTISDRGIVPLTYAWKCENDIYTELDELSAGGVDLEQAWALLETDPWKMATSRICEAIMQNSVIMSTIRRQKFDLVVVDGADELVCHLMIPYIFDIPFVPVMCFQASTWGHGTTGMPSIEPEIFTAFSNRMDFWQRLENAKAWFKKYYNAYYQMHAFHMDKYCPKNKPKISMKKLVGMAEMYFLNYEVLCLDYPRVSGPNLQFLGATTGKPVKPLPRDLEAYVAGAEHGVVLISFGSKQASHQVWNVIGEKMFDALGRLPQRAIVQYRLDGMTGTIQDNVKLLQWLPQNDILGHRRLKLFITHGGNNGQNEAVYHGVPMLVIPLFIDQYYNAMRVEQHTYGKQVSDVTTITSDELYQMMKELIINKTYARNIKKCSEIIRSMPPATEKFVFWVNHVLRFGGAHLRPPSLDMPLYQVLMLDVLAYYIIFYLVVSHVMMFSLYFLVKYTWTYFKLCKKEKNA, translated from the coding sequence ATGTGGCCATTACCGTTATTCATGTTAACAACTGTCACGGCGATAGTTGGTACCTCGAAGATTCTATTCATCCCCGACCCATGTGTCAGCCACATGAACCTCTTCACCATCCTCGGAGAGGCGCTGAAGGACGATGGGCACGAGGTTTGGATGATATCCAAcgacaaaaataataaaacaatCAGCGACAGAGGCATTGTTCCCCTGACATACGCGTGGAAATGCGAGAATGATATTTACACAGAACTTGACGAATTGTCAGCTGGAGGCGTAGACCTTGAGCAGGCATGGGCTTTACTGGAGACCGATCCGTGGAAAATGGCAACCAGTCGGATATGTGAGGCCATCATGCAAAACAGTGTCATCATGTCGACCATTCGGCGACAGAAATTCGACTTGGTTGTCGTCGATGGGGCGGATGAACTCGTGTGTCATCTGATGATACCGTACATTTTCGACATCCCGTTTGTCCCCGTGATGTGCTTTCAAGCGTCTACATGGGGACACGGGACAACTGGAATGCCATCAATCGAACCTGAGATCTTCACCGCATTCTCCAACCGCATGGACTTCTGGCAAAGGTTAGAAAACGCTAAAGCTTGGTTTAAAAAGTACTACAACGCCTACTATCAAATGCACGCTTTCCATATGGATAAATACTGTCcaaaaaacaaaccaaaaatctCTATGAAGAAGCTTGTCGGGATGGCAGAGATGTATTTTCTAAATTATGAGGTCTTGTGCTTGGATTATCCTCGGGTGTCCGGGCCTAATTTACAGTTTTTAGGCGCCACTACTGGCAAGCCTGTTAAACCTTTACCCCGGGATTTAGAAGCGTACGTGGCCGGGGCTGAGCATGGTGTGGTGCTGATTAGTTTTGGCTCAAAACAAGCATCACATCAGGTTTGGAATGTCATTGGTGAGAAAATGTTCGACGCCTTGGGTCGTCTTCCCCAGCGGGCGATTGTTCAGTATCGGCTTGATGGGATGACGGGGACGATTCAAGACAACGTCAAACTCCTACAGTGGCTTCCTCAGAATGATATTCTCGGTCACAGAAGACTCAAACTGTTCATAACGCATGGCGGAAACAATGGTCAGAACGAGGCCGTCTATCACGGTGTCCCGATGCTCGTCATTCCGCTATTCATTGACCAATACTACAACGCAATGCGCGTGGAGCAGCATACGTACGGAAAACAAGTCTCCGATGTGACGACAATAACTTCCGATGAACTCTACCAAATGATGAAGGAACTCATTATCAACAAAACGTACGCACGAAACATTAAAAAATGTTCTGAGATTATTCGAAGTATGCCGCCGGCTACAGAGAAGTTTGTGTTTTGGGTAAACCATGTATTGAGATTCGGAGGTGCCCATCTCCGACCGCCCAGCCTTGATATGCCCCTGTATCAAGTACTGATGCTGGATGTCCTTGCATACTACATCATCTTTTATCTTGTTGTCTCCCATGTCATGATGTTCAGTCTGTATTTTCTAGTCAAGTACACCTGGACgtatttcaaattatgtaagaaGGAGAAGAACGCGTAA